In Halobaculum limi, one DNA window encodes the following:
- a CDS encoding DUF7312 domain-containing protein, with the protein MADDSRVDADAATPDDDDQWRFGLDEVGPEAEAANQPAPIEPESISAENALFVVTGVLGTLLLVFSVTL; encoded by the coding sequence ATGGCAGACGATTCCCGCGTCGACGCCGACGCGGCGACCCCGGACGACGACGACCAGTGGCGCTTTGGCCTCGACGAGGTCGGTCCCGAAGCGGAGGCGGCGAACCAGCCAGCGCCCATCGAACCGGAGTCCATCAGTGCCGAGAACGCCCTGTTCGTCGTCACGGGTGTCCTCGGGACGCTCTTGCTCGTGTTCTCGGTGACCCTTTAA
- a CDS encoding NfeD family protein, translating to MFLQSGLLAPETLPLLLVAAGLVISIAEALAPGAHFVVIGVALLAAGLVGLLLGPIAGPFVLGLLVLVFGALAFYGYRELDLYGGKGQAQTSDSKSLQGEIGRVTETVTPTGGEVKLDSGGFNPYYSARSVDGEIPEGTEVMVVDPGGGNVVTVESLDGGVDDIDRELARERKRREVEADDDSESTTERDVETERE from the coding sequence ATGTTCCTCCAGTCGGGCCTGCTGGCCCCCGAGACCCTCCCGTTGTTGCTGGTCGCCGCCGGACTGGTCATCTCCATCGCGGAGGCGTTGGCTCCGGGTGCCCACTTCGTCGTCATCGGGGTCGCCCTCCTCGCCGCCGGCCTCGTCGGCCTGTTGCTCGGTCCGATCGCGGGGCCGTTCGTCCTGGGCCTCCTCGTCCTCGTGTTCGGTGCGCTCGCCTTCTACGGCTACCGCGAACTCGATCTGTACGGCGGGAAAGGACAGGCACAGACTTCGGATTCGAAGTCGCTCCAAGGCGAGATCGGCCGCGTGACGGAGACGGTGACGCCTACCGGCGGCGAGGTGAAACTCGACTCCGGCGGCTTCAATCCGTACTACTCGGCCCGGTCTGTCGACGGCGAGATTCCCGAAGGCACCGAGGTGATGGTCGTCGACCCCGGCGGCGGCAACGTCGTCACTGTCGAGTCGCTCGATGGCGGTGTCGACGACATCGACCGCGAACTCGCACGGGAGCGAAAGCGGCGCGAGGTGGAGGCCGACGACGACTCCGAGTCGACGACCGAACGCGACGTGGAAACCGAACGCGAGTAG
- a CDS encoding SPFH domain-containing protein — translation MVLVPLQFAGLGAAAVGLLFLAVAIIAVYQAIVIVDAYDKKALTVFGEYRKLLQPGINIVPPFVSRTYTFDMRTQTLDVPRQEAITRDNSPVTADAVVYIKVMDAKKAFLEVEDYKVAVSNLAQTTLRAVLGDMELDDTLNKRQEINARIRRELDEPTDEWGIRVESVEVREVNPSKDVQQAMEQQTSAERRRRAMILEAQGERRSAIEEAEGEKQSNIIRAQGEKQSQILEAQGDAISTVLRAKSAESMGERAIIDKGMETLERIGQGDSSTFILPQELTSLVGRYGKQLTGSDIQESQGLDSLEFDAETREMLGLDDIEDILGQIDEAAEMDTEALEQEAAAVKEGNIDGDIAPADEVIAEADAEDKSDIKSADEVVSESNNGSESSDGDAAEAEPEAETE, via the coding sequence ATGGTCCTCGTACCACTCCAGTTCGCCGGACTCGGTGCCGCAGCGGTCGGACTGCTCTTCCTCGCCGTCGCGATTATCGCCGTGTATCAGGCGATCGTCATCGTCGACGCGTACGACAAGAAGGCACTGACCGTGTTCGGAGAGTACCGAAAACTCCTCCAACCTGGCATCAACATCGTCCCGCCGTTCGTCTCTCGGACGTACACGTTCGATATGCGGACGCAGACGCTCGACGTGCCCCGGCAGGAGGCAATCACGCGCGACAACTCGCCCGTCACCGCCGACGCTGTCGTCTACATCAAGGTGATGGACGCGAAGAAGGCGTTCCTCGAAGTCGAGGACTACAAAGTGGCCGTCTCGAACCTCGCGCAGACGACCCTGCGTGCGGTGCTGGGCGACATGGAACTGGACGACACGCTGAACAAGCGTCAAGAGATCAACGCCCGCATCCGCCGGGAACTCGACGAACCCACCGACGAGTGGGGTATCCGTGTCGAGTCCGTCGAGGTGCGCGAGGTCAACCCCTCGAAAGACGTCCAGCAGGCGATGGAGCAACAGACCTCCGCCGAGCGCCGTCGCCGTGCGATGATCCTCGAAGCGCAGGGTGAACGTCGCTCTGCCATCGAAGAGGCCGAGGGTGAGAAGCAGTCGAACATCATCCGCGCGCAGGGTGAAAAGCAGAGCCAGATCCTCGAAGCACAGGGTGACGCCATCTCGACCGTCCTCCGTGCGAAGTCGGCCGAGTCCATGGGCGAGCGTGCGATCATCGACAAGGGGATGGAGACGCTCGAACGCATCGGGCAGGGTGACTCCTCCACGTTCATCCTCCCGCAGGAACTCACCAGCCTCGTCGGCCGCTACGGCAAGCAACTGACTGGCTCCGACATCCAGGAGTCGCAGGGACTCGACTCGCTCGAGTTCGACGCCGAGACGCGCGAGATGCTCGGCCTCGACGACATCGAGGACATCTTGGGACAGATCGACGAGGCCGCCGAGATGGACACCGAGGCGCTCGAACAGGAGGCCGCAGCGGTGAAAGAGGGCAACATCGACGGCGACATCGCCCCCGCCGACGAAGTGATCGCAGAGGCCGACGCCGAGGACAAGTCCGACATCAAATCCGCCGACGAGGTCGTCTCCGAGTCCAACAACGGCTCGGAGTCCTCGGACGGCGACGCCGCCGAAGCGGAACCAGAAGCCGAGACAGAGTAG